CGCTGGATTATCTTGTAGAAATTGTTGGGCGTTCGTTTCATCGGCATCCAAATTTATACTGATTACAGTGAAACCTTGTTCCTTGAATTGCTGCTGAATTTTATTCATCCAAGGAAATGATTTAACACAAGGGCCACACCATGATGCCCAAAAATCAATATATACCACCTTACCTTCTTGCTTTAGCAACGCCTGTTCTAGGGACTGTTGAGGACTATCCACTTGTTCTGCTGCAGTGGCAGAAGCAGTAAAAGCTATTAAAAATAAAACCAAAGCGAGTGTTTTTTTCATCGACATATCCCTAGATGCTATTCATATAATTATTTTTAACAGTTTTAATAAAAAACCTTAAAACTACTTAGTGCCAGTAGCTTAAGATAGTAAACTTAACTAAAACTTAAGAAAATTAATTTTCAAATGAAGCGTTAACTAATCAAGCCAAATAATGGCTATGCTTAAAATATTCGTCTTGCCTAAAGGCGTTTATAATTCCAGCTGAATCCTGCATCTTCAAGTGAAGCGGTTATATACCTTAGAAGTAAATTAACATTCCCTTAAAAATTACTTTTGTATATACTGAGCCGCCATGGTGATAATTAATGATTCGATTAGATAATGACTACTCATAAGGCTTTTGCTTTATTGTATTTTTTATTATGCTTTTGCTTTTTAAGTACAAGTTATGCTCAGCCTTGTTTAGCAGAAACTGACTTAACTAACGAATATAATTACCAATTTTCATTGGAAGAATCCCTTGAAGAAACCGCCCTTTTAAACAGTAATTCCTATATAAAACCGTTTGACCACGCGACTCAGCTTTTTAAAGTCAAACCAGTAGAAAACCATATAAATCATACCTTGCCTTGCTGTAATCGTGGTCCCCCTTCGAATACCCTTATTAAACAGCAACCAATACTAGCTACCTAAACCACTTAGACATATGTGTTTCTAATTCGACCTGAAACGGGCATCTTCATGTGATTTTGGTATTAGCCCTAGCACTAAATTAGTAGCACAAAGGCTTAGTATTTTCTTTTTTTATTAAGCAGGTATTTCATTAACAATTAACTTGTTAAATACCCGTTAACAATTAAGATGCAAGTTTCAGAGTGGTTGAGCAACTTCAATTCAAAGCGCTATGATTCATAATGGTTTTTCAGGAGAATATGCTACTCATTCTCTAATAAGCTACGCTCATGTAGCATCATTATGAATCACAGTAACGATGGACTGATTTAACTCCCACTGAAATTCGCGTGAATGTTAACGAGTATCGAAGCCTCTTAACGCATTAGTAGCCCTTATCATGATTAATACTGTTATTCTCATCTTAGTTATCATCAGCTTTTTGATGATCATTACTGAAGACCTAATTCACATCAACAAAGCTAAAACCACACTTTTTTTTGGTACCCTTTGTTGGATTCTTGCTTTTATTTTTCCAATAAACAATAACCTAGCAAGTGAAACGACCCACCAACTTAACGAAAATCTACTTGAAATTGCCACCTTATGGTTGTTCCTAATGTCGGCAATGACTTTTGTTGCTTACTTAAACAGCAAAGGTTTTATTTCTGCACTAGTACAAAGAATATTACCTGAAAGGATATCTGAGCGTGGGTTAATGTTTGTCATTGCCATTTTTGCATTTGTCTTTTCCTCCTTTGCCGATAATGTTACTGCAACCTTAGTGTCTATTGCGGTGGTGATGAATTTACAATTAGAGGTAAAAAAACGATTAAAATATGCCACGTTAATTATATTTTCGGTTAACAGCGGTGGTGTTTCACTTATTACTGGTGATGTAACTACCTTGATGATATTTCTAGAAAATAAAGTGACTATTTCGAATCTACTCATTCTAATTTTACCTTCTTTTTTAGGCGTATTAACGTTAGCAAGTTTATTATCAATGAAACTATCCGGAGAAGTGAAATTAGCACAAACACGTATTAAGATTGCAAAATCCGATATCGTCATTGCACTCATATTTGTATTAACTATTTCAGGTACGCTACTCGCCAATGTACTATTTCATATTCCACCTGTATTAACTTTCTTGTTTGGTTTATCTATTATGTTTTTAGTTGCAAACCTATTACCTAATAAAAATAATCAAGATGCTTTAAATTATATAAGGGAAGTTGAATATGATGCCCTACTCTTCTTTTTAGGCGTGCTATTACTGGTAGGTATTTTAAAAGAAATTGGCGTACTTAATGGTTTTACTCAGCTATATCAATATTTACCTGCCATTACCGTAAACT
The DNA window shown above is from Colwellia psychrerythraea 34H and carries:
- a CDS encoding TlpA disulfide reductase family protein, with the translated sequence MKKTLALVLFLIAFTASATAAEQVDSPQQSLEQALLKQEGKVVYIDFWASWCGPCVKSFPWMNKIQQQFKEQGFTVISINLDADETNAQQFLQDNPASFAVIYDPKGTIAKHFSIQGMPTSMLINRDGVIKYRHSGFFTGKINQYEDEIKRLLNSSSPTLSKDIPNKTHNMAHNKTKRDNHESE
- the nhaD gene encoding sodium:proton antiporter NhaD; the encoded protein is MINTVILILVIISFLMIITEDLIHINKAKTTLFFGTLCWILAFIFPINNNLASETTHQLNENLLEIATLWLFLMSAMTFVAYLNSKGFISALVQRILPERISERGLMFVIAIFAFVFSSFADNVTATLVSIAVVMNLQLEVKKRLKYATLIIFSVNSGGVSLITGDVTTLMIFLENKVTISNLLILILPSFLGVLTLASLLSMKLSGEVKLAQTRIKIAKSDIVIALIFVLTISGTLLANVLFHIPPVLTFLFGLSIMFLVANLLPNKNNQDALNYIREVEYDALLFFLGVLLLVGILKEIGVLNGFTQLYQYLPAITVNYLVGFMSSVIDNVPLTAALLKSGVDMKITEWLMLTYATGVGGSILVIGSAAGIIAMSKVKGLNFISYLRNAIYLIIAYTVGYIGVYFAANWALA